DNA sequence from the Ochotona princeps isolate mOchPri1 chromosome 5, mOchPri1.hap1, whole genome shotgun sequence genome:
TTAGTGTTGTACTTGTATCAAGGAGTCGAAAACTCAAGGAGTTTCACATGGATAAGCcaagaattatgaaaaaaaaatctcagtgcaTCAGAGTGACAAAATGAGAAGGGGAATATTTCCTGCTTAAtaagcagctttacctgttgcAAAGGACTAAGTATATTTTTTGGCAATTATGTATTTCAATATCTTAGAAAATCAGATCTTTACAAACAGAAATATGCAGTTTGTTAGTAAATAAGAGTTAGCAACGTGACAACCACAATTAATCGAAATAACATCCTAGTAGAAATACCAAAGGATGCAATAAATTACAGATCATACAAACTAACAAaactccaataaaaaaagaatacccATCTTTACAAGATCATGGGTTTAAACTCTGAAATATTTAGTTGTATGATCAATATAATATGGTCCTATACATAAGTATATGGTAACGTAAATAAGCAGTTTTTGTAAATACATTTCTTTGTAAAATACTTTAATACACACTCGCTATTGTTCTTTTCActtaataaaattttctttatatgAAGGCCAAGttcaatcttatttttttttaatttgaaatattccAAGTTGTCAAGTTTTAGGGCTTTGTTCCATAATAATTATTCTTATCTAAACGTTGGCCTGTTTCTTTTGAAGGTGAGGGAATGATGTCTGGTGTCCCCAGAGTAGTTTAACTATGATGAACTGCTGTTATTATCATCAAGCATGGTAGTAATTACAACTAATGAAATTTATGGAGTAATAAACTTAAAATACCAGCTATATTTACAACTTTTGTGCTATATCTCTTAGGGAGTTTCTGTGGATATATATTCCTGAGCTGTTCTTCAGTATAGATTTCTTGCTCATATTCTGACAGAATATCCTCCTCTAAATTTTTTGTGAAAGAAACATTATGTATGGTGGTATAAGAGTAAGAAATAAAATACTGCTCAGTGCTTACTAATGGATGAGGTTCATTCAGAAAAGAAACATAGATAGAAGCCAAATAGTCATGGATACGTGAGGTATGGTAGTTGGCATGAGCTGTTATGTGGAAGGTATCACTTTGTGCAAAGGTTCACATGCAATCCTTTGAAAAATAAGTTCATGGTTTTGCTGTGTTTGTTGGGCTTTTACCAGCACTGTCCTCTCTCCTTGTCTTACTGAAAGCATGCTGACCTGATTACTTTATATTAAGTTCTCTAAATGTGGAATATCCTGTAGAATAATCATGTTTGCAATCCCAGTAGCACAATGAGTGTAAGTGTATTTCCTGGTGCATAATCTATCCAGAGCCCTCTAGAAGACAAGGTTATGATTTCAAGGACATGTTTACTAACTCTGGCAGTGATAGATTTCATTAAGATGCTATCACATCTCAATAAGGACACATTTATTGCAGCAGCATAGCTGATCATCATCACCTAAATCCTGATGGGCATGTGTAAACTCTGGTCTTTTTGATGCTTCAGATTGAAGTTCCACAATAGTTCCTAACATTAGAAGATACAGTTCCAATCAGCAATCTTCTGTTACCAGTACATTTATAAGCCTATCATTTTAACATCTTGAAGACTTCttctaaagaaaaatagaatacgTGATTTAACTTGCAAACACTGAGTATGGGCACACAGCCATATGTAATAATTCATCCTTATAAAGTGTTGACACAGGGACATTGGCCCCTGCTCAAGCTTAGTCTCTCACTTGCTGTTTTGTGTTCTAGATGACTAAGAATGGCACTGTAGAATCTGAAGAAGCTAGCACTCTTACAGTGGATGACATTTCTGATGATGATATTGATTTAGACAACACAGAAGTAGACGAGTACTTCTTCCTACAACCCCTGCCAACAAAAAAACGAAGGGCGCTACTGCGAGCCTCTGGAGTGAAAAAGATTGATGTGGAAGAAAAGCATGAGCTGCGAGCCATCCGCCTGTCACGGGAGGACTGTGGCTGTGACTGCCGTGTGTTCTGTGATCCAGAAACATGCACCTGCAGTTTGGCAGGCATTAAGTGCCAGGTAAGGACTTAGATTTCAGGGCATTCACAAACAAGTCATGACCCACCACCATGTCTGAAGACACTGCTATTGCATGCAACAGCATTTCTCACATTCAGAAGAAAACACTGTGGCAAGGGAAGGGGTGTAGTTCAAAGAGAGATGCACAAGTTCAAGGACATTTGGGAAATACCTATAAGATGTACTGTGAAAGACAAATCCACCAGCTTTTAATGGAAACTAATTCATCTTTGATTCCTGTAGTTATTATTAGTTTGTTTTGGGGGAGATTCACCATAATTCAGAAAGATCATAGCATCTCTAACACACCCATTGGCATTTTCTGATCCATCTATGGGATATAAATGGTTGTGTATAGATGTTATGGAGTAGTGACAAAATTACTGGATGGGAACTTAAGAAAATGAAACTGTCTCTGCTATTGGCTGACTAAATAAAATTGGCAAGTCAGGTAAACACTCTAGATTCAATTTATTCATTctctttaaagaaattttatttttgatgatgtttacatagttgagtaggATGCATGCCCACATGAACCACTGACCAGGGTGGAAAGATCAAGGAATGGGGGGAAATGAGACAACTGCTTacaatttttcttcctgtatttggggaaaAGGGGCaaaggaggggagagggctgctcctagTAGCCCACCACATCATTACCCAtggatgggggacagccactcATTATTATCTTAGGTCCCCAATATAGAGCATGTCCTAAGGGTACTGCTTAAGAGGTTTTGATAACTCTGAGATGCTGttcatttcattgctccaaggtcaAGGGATtccttccaagttccattggctgacatagtccaccctagttTCCACTCACTCAGATACTTGCTCTCAAAGCTTGgttgggagagttgtccaatttgctccgCCCTCCATTTTCTACCATGGTACTAGACAGCCTTTGCAGGCCTCAGTGAGACATCCCCCATTTGCGTCTGGCAATACCACCCACTACACTGGCTttagcaactgaggaagcccattctgacacatgtactctacagtcagaccacagatcctgtgattttccatgTGGTTGAAGTTTTGactccagtggtccagttgtagaggtccccaaagaaacctcactagaggtgaccccagacctgactcctgtgtgtgccagccagtgtgtgGCCTGGCTCcatccatcacccacatcagcctaaacACATACTGGTATATTCCAtcgcctggtcagttctgtccccagccccatcttatACACAAACCAATAGATGCTGCGACCCTGCCTACGACACACTCACCCCtcacacacatcagcaggaactgtAGCTTAGTTGTAGCAGCCCCCAATAACTCCAGCAGGCCCACCCCTATCCCTGGTTTCTGCACATGCCGATGTGTAcagcaccaatgggtgctgcagctagCTCAGCTTGaacagccccactatccagcccacacttatgctcaTGGGTGTTACTGCCTGTCCAACCAGATCCactcccatcctggttctcatgctcactggtgagaGCTGTagtccatcagaggggtgcccagagTTTCCCTACTAGCCCTAATCCCAACCCCAGATCCTGCAGTTTCCAGATGGTACGGCTGTCTGGCCTGACAGGACCTGTTCCtattcctagcacttgccagctgatgttatGGCAGAGCCCagtcagcctgcacttactctgactcatgcatACACCAATGGATATGGTCATTTagcccctaacccagctcacatacaAGCCAATGAGTTTTTttaaccttgcccagcctggtccacccaaaGTTCCAGctatcatgctcaccagtgggagcagtggcctggCAGGGGAGTCCCTGCAGCCTCCCTGCTGAGCTTACCCCTCCTCCGCATATgttggtgagtgctgcagcccaaaCTGACATGGCCCACTTCACTTCAACATTCAtctgcaggtgctgcaacctggctctgtccagcctgcttccagttccagctcatgctggtgggtgttgcaggtCAGCACAGTCTGGCCAACCCGCAGTCTcatccctaatgtgaactggctggtgtcacagtccaacccagcctgtcccgcacactgtcatggctctcacaactgccagtggatgctatgaaTTGGCCCACCCTGGCCTGTCCTCAGACCTGACCCatacatatgccagtgggtactgtaacctggcctagtctgggctgctctcagccttgCTTCTTATACTCACCAGCAAGGACTgcattctgacagaggagttccctaagcaCCTCTAGCCAAACATCTCCCAGttgcagatctcatgcacactgatgGGTCCTTGGCCTAGCCTGAGttggcccacctcctgctctGGTACTCACCAGCAGGTATAGTGGCTTTGCCCAACCAAATCATACCCATTCTAACTCTGACcattggtgctgcagcccagccatgcctggatCACCCCCAGACTGACTCTCATAGGATTCAGTGAGTATGGAGACCTAATCCAGCCTGTTTTCCAcacactctggctcttgtgagcaccaacAGGTGCtcgagcctagcccagtctggcacacgccagatccagtccacacccatgccaagggatgctaCAGCTGTGCCCAACCAAGTTCGTCACCCCAATTCcagttctcacattcaccagtgagaattgcagcccatcaggggcatccccttagtttccctaccaggcctgctccaaggCACagatcatgcacatgccagtggttacttCAACCCAACCCATCATAACCCATCACCCAGCATGGCCTTTgccattgggtgctacagcctagctctgcccagcctgcccccatccctagctttcatgcaaactggtaggtgtcaAAGCCTAGTTCAGAATGGCTTACACCCCAATCTGgcttctgtgcttgccagtgtgctACAGTTTGTCCCAGTCCTACTCAGTCTGTTGCTCCAAGCCAATACATGTACCTGCCAACAAGAGGAGCAGCCTTGTCCAGCCAAACCAGCACTCATCCATGGTTCATGTGCTCACCTGAGGGAACTACAACCCACCAGCAGAGTTCTCCAAGCTTTCCCAGCAAGCacactcccaaacccagatctcatCCATGCCAGTGGGTTCTAGACCCTTACCCAACTTAGTCTGCTCCCCAATCtctgcctttgtgtgtgctggtggatgttgcagcctgctctgttcccaattccagttcCCATGAATGTTgatgagttctgtggtcatgcaTAGTTTGGCCCATCACCCTACCCCCAAtaccagctcttgagcaaaccagtgggtgttgaagTACTACAGGGGTAAATCCACACATTCCCAACAAAATCTGcatccagacctggttctctcatgcgCTGGTTAGTGTCAGGGATCAGCATAATCTGACCCAtcccctggtccctggtccctgttccgacactcactggcaaatactgtggtcctgccctgccaggcaggtcccTCAGCCCTAGTTTTTGTGCACACTAATGGGTGGTGTTTGATTCCAACTAGCTCTGCTCAGGTCCCCCAACTGGGCAGATGCATTGATCTGACCCCAAAAGGTCCTCTAGTTTCCTTCCTCCAAACCATCCATTCTCAGCCCCTTCCTTTACCTACAAGTACAATACCCTGGTTGGTGGACATTCCCCAGAAGTCATTtgtcacctgtcacattctccctcagcaatATTCCCTCTTGCATAtttattacccacttccctgagcaatccacagccctcTTGCCCATGAGTGCACAAGTCCCCAAGCCTGGTCTCTAGCAGTGTGGTGCCCTGGCCTGGAGTCCTGTCCACTTTGCCAGTGCCCATGCACACTCACATGCATGTCCTCAGATCCCTTCTGCTGGTGTGCCAATGTCTGCCccaccaaaatattttttaaatagaataagtGACTATACTGCCACACTGATATATTGAACACAAATTTGGCGTTAAGCATTCCACCTATTAGCTGTTTTTCTCACAGCAGTGTtaacacttgcctaagtacaaggcaacctacACATTTGCCTACAGCTGGATGTGGtttcttcatttccaaaatgaagaAACTAGCCCATATGAAGAGTTGTCAACTCTCAACTCAAAGACCAAATCCAACCTGCCACATGTTTTTGTAGTGTTAGTGGAGTACAGCCAGGCTTTATTTTTTGCTGCTTGCTTTGTGTATTGTCTGATTGATTTCATGCTTCTACACCAGAGTAGAATAGTTGCTATAGAAACCATGGGCCCACAAAatctaaaatttttacttttttatcctTTTGGGCGAAGGAACGCTCATCACCATTACTCAGTTACTGTCTGATGCTAAGGTTTCCATTACAGGTGCAAACACAGAGCCCTTATGATTTTGGTAGAACTGTGGCAACCAATATTGAATGGAGAAATACAGAGCAAAACATGCAGAGAGCACTTACACAACTCTGCAATAAGTGTGTAAAGAGTGAAGAGCTTGTTTTATTCCAACTAATAATATTAAATTCTAGTTTACACTAGAATGGGAAATATCCCCTATTACCCTCAGCTGGTTGATTATACCTTTAAAACCTTAAAGGTTAAAATGAATGGGGCAGGGGGATCTGGGAGgaggtcttcaaaagttcatggaagatgcctATTATGAATATTGCATAGCTTGAGAGcatttgttgtaaaaaaaaaagagtttggttTTTAATGTGATTCGTCCATGAAATTTTTCAAGTACCTATGTATAATTTCACAGTGCCCTGTAATTGGTTAAGTGTTGTTAGGTAAAAATtgggaatttttttaattaaaaggacCTCTGAGGCAGATGAAACAAGAAGAGTGTCCCCATCAACAAACTAATACGTTGCACAAGAGAGGTTTCTCAACTTAGAAAATTACTGCATGGTGAACATGTgggctagcagttaagatgccagtatGCCGTGTCAGAGTGccttggttcaagttccagccttgctcttgattctagcttccttctaatgaACTGTGGGAGGTGgtagtgatagctcaagtaaatTGGTCCCTAAGACCTACATTAAGAGCGCTAGGCTGAgttaccagctcctggctttggccttgcccaatcCCAGCAATTACagacacttgcagagtgaactaacaaatgaaaGAACTGTCTATCTGGCTttctcttttccaaataaatttaataaataaataaaactggcaAGGAAAAACAAAGTAACTGTAATCTGCCTCTGGCATCTGTTACTACTTTTTATTGTGAACAGCAGAGTGATAGCCAAGTCTGACTCCCCTTCTGTACCACCGGAAATGTCCCATGTTTCGATGACAAGATGGGCAAGACTTTTTCATTGCCAGGACTCAGCTTAGCATATAGATTGCTTTTTGGAGTCTGAGATTCTTGATGGGACTCCTCAGAATACCTTTCGGTTGCCCAGAATTTCATTTACTGTAAATGAAGTGGTAACAATACTTACTGAGTGAAGAAGTGAAAGATACTGAAACCAATCACGCTATCTCCAAGCCCAATCACTTCCACAGTTAGGACCAGAATGTTCATCAAAGGTATTGCCTTCCCTTGAGAAACTTTTAGCCTATGGAATGGGATAGGAAGGAACACAGCCAGGACCTAAACACATGAGGTCATCAACCACAGTCACAATCATCATCACATGGCCCCTTGGAACAGGATCCAAGAGAATAAGGAGGTGATACAAGAAGAGCAAATCAAAAGTGTGCCTCATATTGTCAGTCTGGTACTTCAGTCAGAGAAGTTCGTTGCATGAGCAAAGGGGGAAATAAAGGCATCGCCAGTACGAGGAAGTCATGTAAGCCAGATTAAATACAGCGGGTAATGATCAGTACAATGAATTTGCTTATTTCAAATCAGGTCTGtgaagcattattcacaatatccAAGCTATGGATTCAACCGAGATAGTCAATGACAGATTAAGGGCTAAAGtgcatggaatactattcaaccaTTGAAAAGGAATGAATTCTATTATTTGCAGAAAATGTGGATGGAACTGCAAGACAGTATGTTCCATAAGACAGAATAGAGAGAAAATATTACATTATCCCTTTTATATGTGCAAGCTGATGGTGATCTCACAGAAGCAGAGAATACACTAGTGGTTACCTAGGGAGCTTGTCAGGAAGCAGACAGTGAGAGAATGTTAACAGGTACAGGAATGCAATTGCACAGCTGGAACAACTTCTGGTTTCTGTAGTATGGTAGGATAACTATGGTGGAGAGCAATTATTTCACAAAGGCCAGTGGAGAAGGTTTGAATGTCCCCAACACAAAGAAATCACATGAGAGCTAATAACTGCCCATGACCCTGATCTAATCATTATAAATGTATTGTATTTTGCAGTGCCAcactgtaccccataaatatgcacaattGCTCTATgtcacataaaaataatgaatttaaatTCAGCTTGCGACCAATGGAAGTAAAAGAGTATGAGGAAAAACAGAAGCATTGAAAAATGGGATCAAGATTAAAGGCCTAGAGAAGAtaagaaaagaagaaactgggcaaaggagagagagggttagaaagcattcaaggaggccaatgaattaaaaataccCACATGCGCCAATAAACCCATTTTCACTTGGAGTTTATGCTTGAAAACTATTTAGGGCCCTCCATTTTAAACCTTCACTTCCTCTTTCCAATTTAGTTTGCAGTTTGATCGCCGCTTGCTCTGTCCTAAGTGGATTACCTAATTCAAAGGGGTTGCTGAAAGGTACTggatttttgtttggtttgtaaTAATTCCATGGTGCTAATCTCTGTTCTTCCTCCCAAGGTGGATCGTATGtctttcccatgtggctgcactAAAGAAGGATGTAGTAACACAGCAGGTAGAATTGAATTTAATCCCATCCGTGTCCGGACTCACTTTTTGCACACAATAATGAAACTTGAACTGGAGAAAAACCGGGAGCAGCAAATCCCCACGCTGAATGGCTGCCATGGGGAGATAAGTGCTCACACTAGTTCCATGGTCCCTGTCGCCCATTCGGTAGAATACTCTATCACAGACAATTTTGAGATTGAAACTGAACCCCAGGCTGCAGTACTGCACCTGCAGTCCGCTGAGGAATTAGATTgccaaggagaggaggaagaagaggaggaggatgggagcAGCTTTTGCAGTGGAGTCACCGATTCCAGCACGCAAAGTCTGGCGCCTAGTGAGtcagatgaggaggaggaagaagaagaggaggaggaggaagaagaggacgaTGAGGACAAGGGAGACAGCTTTGTGGAAGCTCTGGGCACGCATGCAGAGGTTGTCCCACTTCCTTCAGTCCTTTGTTATTCTGATGGCACTGCCGTCCATGAAAGCCACACAAAAAATGCTCCTTTTTATGCCAGTTCCTCAACTCTGTATTACCAAATAGATAGCCACATTCCAGGAGCTCCCAATCA
Encoded proteins:
- the CSRNP3 gene encoding cysteine/serine-rich nuclear protein 3, whose protein sequence is MSGILKRKFEEVDGSSPCSSVRESDDEVSSSESADSGDSVNPSTSSHFTPSSILKREKRLRTKNVHFSCVTVYYFTRRQGFTSVPSQGGSTLGMSSRHNSVRQYTLGEFAREQERLHREMLREHLREEKLNSLKLKMTKNGTVESEEASTLTVDDISDDDIDLDNTEVDEYFFLQPLPTKKRRALLRASGVKKIDVEEKHELRAIRLSREDCGCDCRVFCDPETCTCSLAGIKCQVDRMSFPCGCTKEGCSNTAGRIEFNPIRVRTHFLHTIMKLELEKNREQQIPTLNGCHGEISAHTSSMVPVAHSVEYSITDNFEIETEPQAAVLHLQSAEELDCQGEEEEEEEDGSSFCSGVTDSSTQSLAPSESDEEEEEEEEEEEEEDDEDKGDSFVEALGTHAEVVPLPSVLCYSDGTAVHESHTKNAPFYASSSTLYYQIDSHIPGAPNQISENYSERDTVKNGTLSLVPYTMTPEQFVDYARQAEEAYGASHYPAANPSVIVCCSSSENDSGVPCNSLYPEHRSNHPQVEFHSYLKGPSQEGFVSALNGDSHISEHPAENSLSLAEKSRLHEECIKSPVVETVPV